The genome window GTCAGATGCTATTTCTTGATTAATAAATCCTATTAAACTAATGCAACGACATTTTAATACAAAAGTATAAAATGTTAACGCGAGCTTCAATTTATCTGCTAATCCTATGCGTACTTGtgattaaacactaacaaacaatGTGATTAAACAATAACACAATGTGATTAAACATTAACACAATGTGATTAAACAATAACACAATGTGATTAAACAATAACACAATGTGATTAAACAGCTTGTTCGAACGCGTTTAGTAACCACAGAGATCGCTCTATTCAAATAAAGAGACTCCGAACGTCTCATTTCCCATGTACCTGAACGCACCATCAACTACGGAATCCTATGTGGTCTTTGAAGGTAACACGTCACATCGTGttcatcaataatcaataatcatcCATCAATTACAGCCGAggacacacaaatacaaataattggGGAGTTTTGCACGAAGGGACCGAGAAGGTGGAGCTGTGGCCGCTTGGATCGTTCACGTAAGACGCATCAGTGGCACAACATGAATGAAGGAAGACAAGATGGCGGCACCGACTCGCGACAAATGTGAATATACCAGCTGTTATTGGTAAATAGCAACACTTTACCAGTGTTATTGGTAAATAGCAACACTTTACCAGTGTTATTGCTAAATATCAACACTTTACCAGTGTTATTGCTAAATATCAACACTTTACCAGTGTTATTGGTAAATATCAACACTTTACCAGTGTTATTGGTAAATATCAACACTTTACCAGTGTTATTGGTAAATAGCAACACTTTACCAGTGTTATTGGTAAATAGCAACACTTTACCAGTGTTATTGGTAAATATCAACACTTTACCAGCTGTTAATGCTAAATATCAACACTTTACCAGTGTTATTGCTAAATATCAACACTTTACCAGTGTTATTGCTAAATATCAACACTTTACCAGTGTTATTGGTAAATATCAACACTTTACCAGTGTTATTGCTAAATATCAACACTTTACCAGTGTTATTGCTAAATATCAacactttatttgttgttattgttgatgTTGTATTTTTATTCACAACTATACTACTGACAGTATTGTTGATGTTGTACTTTTATTCACAACTATACTACCGACAGTATTGTTGATGTTGTACTTTTATTCACAACTATACTACCGACAGTATTGTTGATGTTGTACTTTTATTCACAACTATACTACTGACAGTATTGTTGATGTTGTATTTTTATTCACAACTATACTACTGACAGTATTGTTGATGTTGTACTTTTATTCACAACTATACTACTGACAGTATTGTTGATGTTGTACTTTTATTCACAACTATACTACCGACAGTATTGTTGATGTTGTACTTTTATTCACAACTATACTACTGACAGTATTGTTGATGTTGTATTTTTATTCACAACTATACTACTGACAGTATTGTTGATGTTGTATTTTTATTCACAACTATACTACTGACAGTATTGTTGATGTTGTACTTTTATTCACAACTATACTACTGACAGTATTGTTGATGTTGTACTTTTATTCACAACTATACTACCGACAGTATTGTTGATGTTGTACTTTTATTCACAACTATACTACCGACAGTATTGTTGATGTTGTACTTTTATTCACAACTATACTACTGACAGTATTGTTGATGTTGTACTTTTATTCACAACTATACTACTGACAGTATTGTTGATGTTGTACTTTTATTCACAACTATACTACCGACAGTATTGTTGATGTTGTACTTTTATTCACAACTATACTACTGACAGTATTGTTGATGTTGTATTTTTATTCACAACTATACTACTGACAGTATTGTTGATGTTGTACTTTGAGTGCATTATTGTGTGTTTTAGTGaagaaaatgtttggaaagtttgTGAGTTCATCAGGAAGGAGAAAAGTTTTCCTCTGGAAGaattctttgtgattttcatttCCAACGACAACAAAATGGTAAGAATATTTTATACttcttagtagtagtaatacttctAATTGTTGTGTGTCAGCAACTTTGTTAGTACTTAGTAATATTCCCCGTTTGTACTTAGTAATACTCCTTGTTAGTACTTAGTAATATTCCCTGTTTGTACTTAGTAATGCTCCTTGTTAGTACTTAGTAATATTCCCTTTTTTTACTTAGTAATATTCCCTGTCAGTACTTAGTAAATTTCCCTGTTAGTACTTAGTAATATTTCCTGTTAGTACTTAGTAATATTCCCTGTTTTTACTTAGTAATATTTCCTGTTAATACTTAGTAATATGCCCTGTTAGTACTTAGTAATATTCCCTGTTTTTATTTGTCAGTACTTAGTAATTTTCCCTGTTAGTACTTAGTAATATTCACTGTTAGTACTTAGTAATATTCCCTGTTTTTACTTAGCAATATTCCCTGTTTTTACTTAGTAATACTCCCTGTTAGTACTTAGTAATACTCCCTGTTAGTACTTAGTAATACTCCCTGTCAGTACTTAGTAATATTCCCTGTTAGGGTTAGTGATATTTGGATAGTACAGACTTAATTGATCCATAATGAGGATCAAGTAgtgattgttttgttgtcatcttCACTTTGTCTCCAGCTTAACTTCTGCTGGAGGCTGtttgatgtttgtgtgtgtcaggttccactgtgggagcattattgatgtttgtgtgtgtcaggttccactgtgggagcattattgatgtttgtgtgtgtcaggttccactgtgggagcattattgatgtttgtgtgtgtcaggttccactgtgggagcattattgatgtttgtgtgtgtcaggttccactgtaggagcattattgatgtttgtgtgtgtcaggttccactgtgggagcattattgatgtttgtgtgtgtcaggttccactgtgggagcattattgatgtttgtgtgtgtcaggttccactgtgggagcattattgatgtttgtgtgtgtcaggttccactgtgggagcattattgatgtttgtgtgtgtcaggttccactgtgggagcattattgatgtttgtgtgtgtcaggttccactgtaggagcattattgatgtttgtgggagcattattgatgtttgtgtgtgtcaggttccactgtgggagcattattgatgtttgtgtgtgtcaggttccactgtaggagcattattgatgtttgtgtgtgtcaggttccactgtgggagcattattgatgtttgtgtgtgtcaggttccactgtgggagcattattgatgtttgtgggagcattattgatgtttgtgtgtgtcaggttccactgtgggagcattattgatgtttgtgtgtgtcaggttccactgtaggagcattattgatgtttgtgtgtgtcaggttccactgtgggagcattattgatgtttgtgtgtgtcaggttccactgtgggagcattattgatgtttgtgtgtgtcaggttccactgtgggagcattattgatgtttgtgtgtgtcaggttccactgtgggagcattattgatgtttgtgtgtgtcaggttccactgtaggagcattattgatgtttgtgggagcattattgatgtttgtgtgtgtcaggttccactgtgggagcattattgatgtttgtgtgtgtcaggttTCACTGTAGGAgcattattgatgtttgtgtgtgtcaggttccactgtgggagcattattgatgtttgtgtgtgtcaggttccactgtgggagcattattgatgtttgtgggagcattattgatgtttgtgtgtgtcaggttccactgtaggagcattattgatgtttgtgtgtcaggttccactgtgggagcattattgatgtttgtgtgtgtcaggttccactgtgggagcattattgatgtttgtgtgtgtcaggttccactgtgggagcattattgatgtttgtgtgtgtcaggttccactgtgggagcattattgatgtttgtgtgtgtcaggttccactgtaggagcattattgatgtttgtgggagcattattgatgtttgtgtgtgtcaggttccactgtgggagcattattgatgtttgtgtgtgtcaggttccactgtgggagcattattgatgtttgtgggagcattattgatgtttgtgtgtgtcaggttccactgtgggagcattattgatgtttgtgtgtgtcaggttccactgtaggagcattattgatgtttgtgtgtgtcaggttccactgtgggagcattattgatgtttgtgtgtgtcaggttccactgtgggagcattattgatgtttgtgtgtgtcaggttccactgtgggagcattattgatgtttgtgtgtgtcaggttccactgtgggagcattattgatgtttgtgtgtgtcaggttccactgtaggagcattattgatgtttgtgtgtgtcaggttccactgtgggagcaatattgatgtttgtgtgtgtcaggttccactgtgggagcattattgatgtttgtgggagcattattgatgtttgtgtgtgtcaggttccactgtgggagcattattgatgtttgtgtgtgtcaggttccactgtgggagcattattgatgtatgtgtgtgtcaggttccactgtgggagcattattgatgtttgtgtgtgtcaggttccactgtaggagcattattgatgtttgtgtgtgtcaggttccactgtgggagcattattgatgtttgtgtgtgtcaggttccactgtgggagcattattgatgtttgtgggagcattattgatgtttgtgtgtgtcaggttccactgtgggagcattattgatgtttgtgtgtgtcaggttccactgtaggagcattattgatgtttgtgtgtgtcaggttccactgtgggagcattattgatgtatgtgtgtgtcaggttccactgtgggagcattattgatgtttgtgtgtgtcaggttccactgtaggagcattattgatgtttgtgtgtgtcaggttccactgtgggagcattattgatgtttgtgtgtgtcaggttccactgtgggagcattattgatgtttgtgggagcattattgatgtttgtgtgtgtcaggttccactgtgggagcattattgatgtttgtgtgtgtcaggttccactgtaggagcattattgatgtttgtgtgtgtcaggttccactgtgggagcattattgatgtttgtgtgtgtcaggttccactgtgggagcattattgatgtttgtgtgtgtcaggttccactgtgggagcattattgatgtttgtgggagcattattgatgtttgtgtgtgtcaggttccactgtgggagcagaagTCTGCACAAGGACAGCAGCCTGTCATCTGGGTAAGAACCAAAGTTCTCCTACACGCTTGCTTCTCACAAGTCATGTTTCTGCAGGACTATCATGTGGTTCTGTTCCATGTTTCTGCAGGACTATCATGTGGTTCTGTTCCATGTTTCTGCAGGACTATCATGTGGTACTATTCCATGTTTCTGCAGGACTATCATGTGGTTCTGTTCCATGTTTCTGCAGGACTATCATGTGGTTCTGCTTCACGTCTGCGCTAGCTCTGAAGCCTTCTTGTATGATTTGGACTCCGTTCTGCCGTTTCCCTGCAACCTGAAGATGTATGCTAAGCACGCCTTACGCACTGACCACAGCCTCTCACCAGAGTACCACAGGTAGCCACACCCTAGTACCACATATAACTACTCACCTAGTACCACAGGTAGCCACACCCTAGTACCACATATAACTACTCACCTAGTACCACAGGTAGCCACACCCTAGTACCACATATAGCTACACACCTAGTACCACAGATGGTCACACCCTAGTACCACAGGTAGCCACACCCTAGTACCACATATAGATACTCACCTAGTACCACATGAAGTCACACCCTAGTACCACAGGTAGCCACACCCTAGTACCACATATAGATACTCACCTAGTACCACATGAAGTCACACCCTAGTACCACAGCCTCTCACCCAAGTACCACAGGTAGCCACAACGTAGTACCACATATAGCTACTCACCTAGTACCACATGGAGTCACACCCTAGTACCACAGCCTCTCACCCTCGTACCACAGGTAGCCACACCCTCGTACCAGATTTAGCTACTCACCTAGTACCACATATAGCTACTCACCTAGTACCACAGTGAGTCACACCCTAGTACCACATGTAGTCACACCCTAGTACCACATATAGCTACTCACCTAGTACCTTAGATAGTCACACCCTAGTACCTTAGATAGTCACACCCTAGTACCACAGGTAGTTGCACcctagtaccactgatagtcacaccctAGTACCACATGGAGCCACACCCTAGTACCACAGAGGGTCTCACCCGAGTACCACAGGTAGCCACAACAGAGTAGCACATATAGCTACACACCTAGTACCACATGGAGTCACACCCTAGTACCACTTGGAGTCACAACCTAATACCACATATAGCCACACACCTAGTACCACATGGAGCCACACCCTAGTACCACAGAGGGTCTCACCCGAGTACCACAGGTAGCCACAACAGAGTAGCACATATAGCTACACACCTAGTACCACATGGAGTCACACCCTAGTACCACTTGGAGTCACACCCTAATACCACATATAGCCACACACCTTGTACCACATGGAGTCAAACCCTAGTACCACATGGAGTCACACCCAAGTACCACATGAAGCCACACCCCAGTACCACATGTTGCCACACCCTAGTACCGCATGGAGCCATACCCTAGTACCACATTTAGCCACACCCTAGTACCACATGTAGTCACACCCTAGTACCACATGTAGCCACACCCTAGTACCACATGTAGCCACACCCTAGTACCACATGGAGTCAAACCCTAGTACCACATGGAGTCAAACCCTAGTACCACATGGAGTCACACCCAAGTACCACATGAAGCCACACCCTAGTACCACATGTTGCCACACCCTAGTACCACATGGAGCCATACCCTAGTACCACATGTAGCCACACCCTAGTACCACATGTAGCCACACCTTAGTACCACATGTAGCCACACCCTAGTACCACATATAGCTACACACCTAGTACCACAGCTAGCCACACCCTAATACCACATGGAGTCAAACCCTAATACCACATGGAGTCACACCCTAGTACCACATGGAGTCAAACCCTAGTACCACATGGAGTCACACCCAAGTACCACATGAAGCCACACCCCAGTACCACATGTTGCCACACCCTAGTACCACATGGAGCCATACCCTAGTACCACATGTAGTCACACCCTAGTACCACATGTAGCCACACCCTAGTACCACATGGAGTCAAACCCTAGTACCACATGGAGTCAAACCCTAGTACCACATGGAGTCAAACCCTAGTACCACATGGAGTCACACCCAAGTACCACATGAAGCCACACCCTAGTACCACATGTTGCCACACCCTAGTACCACATGGAGCCATACCCTAGTACCACATGTAGCCACACCCTAGTACCACATGTAGCCACACCCTAGTACCACATGTAGCCACACCCTAGTACCACATGTAGCCACACCCTAGTACCACAGGCAGTCACACCCTAGTACCACATGGTGCCACACCCTAGTACCACATATAGCTACACACCTAGTACCACAGCTAGCCACACCCTAATACCACATGGAGTCAAACCCTAATACCACATGGAGTCACACCCTAGTACCACATGGAGCCATACCCTAGTACCACATGTAGCCACACCCTAGTACCACATGTAGTCACACCCTAGTACCACATGTAGCCACACCCTAGTACCACATGTAGCCACACCCTAGTACCACAGGTAGTCACACCCTAGTATCACATGGTGCCACACCCTAGTACCACATATAGCTACACACCTAGTACCACAGTTAGCCACACCCTAATACCACATGGTGTCAAACCCTAATACCACATGGAGTCACACCCTAGTACCACATGGTGTCAAACCCTAATACCACATGGTGTCAAACCCTAATACCACATGGAGTCACACCCTAATACCACATGGAGTCACACCCTAGTACCACATGGAGCCACACCCTAGTACCACATGGAGCCGCAACCTCGTACCACAGGTAGTCACCCCTAGTACCATAGGTAGTCACGCCCTAGTACCACATATAGCTACACACCTAGTACCACAGGTAGCCACACCCTAGTACCACATGGAGCCACAACCTAGTACCACATGTAGCCACAACCTGGGACCACATGGAGTCACACCCTAGGACCACATGTAGTCACACCCTAGTACCACAGGtagtcacacactaggaccaCATGTAGCCACACCCTAGTACCACATGTAGTCACACCCTAGGACCACAGGTAGTCACACCCTAGTACCACATGGTGCCACACCCTAGTACCACATATAGCTACACACCTAGTACCACAGTTAGCCACACCCTAATACCACATGGTGTCAAACCCTAATACCACATGGTGTCAAACCCTAATACCACATGGAGTCACACCCTAGTACCACATGGAGCCACACCCTAGTACCACATGGAGCCGCAACCTCGTACCACAGGTAGTCACCCCTAGTACCATAGGTAGTCACGCCCTAGTACCACATATAGCTACACACCTAGTACCACAGGTAGCCACACCCTAGTACCACATGGAGCCACAACCTAGTACCACATGTAGCCACAACCTGGGACCACATGGAGTCACACCCTAGGACCACATGTAGTCACACCCTAGTACCACAGGtagtcacacactaggaccaCATGTAGCCACACCCTAGTACCACATGTAGTCACACCCTAGGACCACAGGtagtcacacactaggaccaCATGTAGCCACACCCTAGTACCACATGTAGCCACACCCTAGTACCACATGTAGCCACACCCTAGTACCACATGTAGCCACACCATATTACCACATGTAGTCACACCCTAGTACCACAGGTAGTCACACTCTAGTACCACATGTAGTCACACCCTAATACCACAAGTTGTCACACCCTAGTACCACATGTAGTCAGACCCTTGTACCACAGGTAGTCACACTATAGTACCACTGGTAGTCAATCCCTAGTACCACATGTAGTCACACCCTAGTACCACAGGTAGTCACACTCTAGTACCACATGGAGCCACACCCTAGTACCACAGGTACTCACACTCTAGTACCACATGTAGTCACACTCTAGTACCACAGGTAGTCACACTCTAGTACCACATGTAGTCACACTCTAGTACCACAGGTAGTCACACTCTAGTACCTCAGGTAGTCACACTCTAGTACCACATGTAGTCACACTCTAGTACCACAGGTAGTCACACTCTAGTACCACATGTAGTCACACTCTAGTACCACATGTAGTCACACTCTAGTACCACAGGTAGTCACACTCTAGTACCACATGTAGTCACACTCTAGTACCACAGGTAGTCACACTCTAGTACCTCAGGTAGTCACACTCTAGTACCACATGTAGTCACACTCTAGTACCACATGTAGTCACACTCTAGTACCACATGTAGTCACACTCTAGTACCACAGGTAGTCACACTCTAGTACCACATGTAGTCACACTCTAGTACCACAGGTAGTCACACTCTAGTACCTCAGGTAGTCACACTCTAGTACCACATGTAGTCACACTCTAGTACCACATGTAGTCACACTCTAGTACCACATGTAGTCACACTCTAGTACCACAGGTAGTCACACTCTAGTACCACATGTAGTCACACTCTAGTACCACAGGTAGTCACACTCTAGTACCTCAGGTAGTCACACTCTAGTACCACATGTAGTCACACTCTAGTACCACAGGTAGTCACACTCTAGTACCTCAGGTAGTCACACTCTAGTACCACATGTAGTCACACTCTAGTACCACATGTAGTCACACTCTAGTACCACATGTAGTCACACTCTAGTACCACAGGTAGTCACACTCTAGTACCACATGTAGTCACACTCTAGTACCACATGTAGTCACAGTCTAGTACCTCAGGTAGTCACACTCTAGTACCACAGGTAGTCACACTCTAGTACCACATGTAGTCACACTCTAGTACCACATGTAGTCACACTCTAGTACCACAGGTAGTCACACACTAGTACCACATGTAGTCACACTCTAGTACCACAGGTAGTCACAGTCTAGTACCACATGGAGCTACATTGGCAGCACTTTGACACTTCCTGCTTGTCAAGGCCATGACTGTTGTCACACAGGAAGTTGCGTGTGGTCCCCGCTGACTGTTTCCTGTTGAACTTTGACACTTCCTGTTGCACACAGGAAGTTGCGTGTGGTCCCCGCTGACTGCTTCCTGTTGAACTTTGACACTTCCTGTTGCACACAGGAAGTTGCGTGTGGTCCCCGCTGACTGTTTCCT of Nerophis lumbriciformis linkage group LG37, RoL_Nlum_v2.1, whole genome shotgun sequence contains these proteins:
- the ntaq1 gene encoding protein N-terminal glutamine amidohydrolase isoform X1; the encoded protein is MKEDKMAAPTRDKCEYTSCYCEENVWKVCEFIRKEKSFPLEEFFVIFISNDNKMVPLWEQKSAQGQQPVIWDYHVVLLHVCASSEAFLYDLDSVLPFPCNLKMYAKHALRTDHSLSPEYHRKLRVVPADCFLLNFASDRSHMKKEDGSWTMPPPPYPPIRTADSSMNLQLFISMEPSVGWGHIFTLDHFLCHFLKDPCV
- the ntaq1 gene encoding protein N-terminal glutamine amidohydrolase isoform X3, which codes for MKEDKMAAPTRDKCEYTSCYCEENVWKVCEFIRKEKSFPLEEFFVIFISNDNKMVPLWEQKSAQGQQPVIWDYHVVLLHVCASSEAFLYDLDSVLPFPCNLKMKLRVVPADCFLLNFASDRSHMKKEDGSWTMPPPPYPPIRTADSSMNLQLFISMEPSVGWGHIFTLDHFLCHFLKDPCV
- the ntaq1 gene encoding protein N-terminal glutamine amidohydrolase isoform X2 — translated: MNEGRQDGGTDSRQIEENVWKVCEFIRKEKSFPLEEFFVIFISNDNKMVPLWEQKSAQGQQPVIWDYHVVLLHVCASSEAFLYDLDSVLPFPCNLKMYAKHALRTDHSLSPEYHRKLRVVPADCFLLNFASDRSHMKKEDGSWTMPPPPYPPIRTADSSMNLQLFISMEPSVGWGHIFTLDHFLCHFLKDPCV